From a single Fundidesulfovibrio terrae genomic region:
- a CDS encoding substrate-binding periplasmic protein, whose translation MRLRTVAILLLALLVRASDIAADTVVHIFLDAANPPFMYATSDQKAAGIYPAIIAEAFSRMGTPVRISAEPWKRALAEMESGMGGIGGIYKTTPRLEKYDYSDELYVERLQVVVLASQSFPYSGLESLRGKHVGVLRGWSYGDAFDQARAAGDFTVEEVESDSQNLAKLQAGRIHAMVATREGADASIAVSNSPRDFIILEPPLLEMPTYLAFAKHARKTELLASFNAALASMRRDGTWNKIIMSILARP comes from the coding sequence ATGCGCCTTCGCACCGTGGCCATTCTCCTGCTGGCGCTTCTCGTCCGGGCGTCCGACATTGCCGCCGATACCGTCGTCCATATCTTCCTGGACGCCGCCAATCCGCCCTTCATGTACGCCACCAGTGACCAGAAAGCGGCCGGCATCTATCCGGCCATCATCGCGGAAGCCTTCTCCCGCATGGGAACCCCAGTGAGGATATCAGCCGAACCCTGGAAACGGGCCCTGGCCGAGATGGAATCGGGCATGGGCGGCATCGGCGGCATCTACAAAACGACGCCGCGCCTGGAAAAATACGACTACAGCGACGAGCTCTACGTGGAGAGGCTTCAGGTGGTGGTTCTGGCGTCGCAAAGTTTTCCATACTCGGGCCTGGAGTCCCTGAGGGGCAAGCATGTGGGCGTCCTGCGCGGCTGGTCCTATGGGGACGCGTTCGACCAGGCCCGCGCCGCCGGGGACTTCACCGTGGAGGAAGTGGAAAGCGACTCGCAGAACCTGGCCAAGCTCCAGGCTGGGCGCATCCACGCAATGGTGGCCACCCGCGAGGGGGCCGATGCGAGCATCGCCGTGTCCAACTCGCCGCGCGATTTCATCATCCTGGAGCCGCCTTTACTCGAAATGCCCACCTATCTGGCCTTCGCCAAGCACGCGCGAAAAACGGAACTCCTCGCATCCTTCAACGCCGCCCTGGCGTCCATGCGGCGCGACGGGACCTGGAACAAGATCATCATGTCCATCCTGGCCAGGCCGTAG
- the rd gene encoding rubredoxin, translated as MDKYVCNVCGYVYDPAEGDPENGVSPGTSFESVPDDWVCPVCGAPKSEFTKE; from the coding sequence ATGGACAAATACGTCTGTAATGTCTGCGGCTACGTGTACGACCCCGCCGAGGGCGATCCCGAGAACGGCGTTTCCCCCGGCACCTCTTTCGAAAGCGTTCCCGACGACTGGGTCTGCCCGGTCTGCGGGGCGCCCAAGAGCGAATTCACCAAGGAATAG
- a CDS encoding cytochrome ubiquinol oxidase subunit I gives MDTLMLSRLQFAAATFFHFIFVPLTLGLSIIVALMETRYVRTGDEVYKKMAKYWGKLFLINFALGIVTGITLEFQFGTNWSRYSAYVGDIFGPLLAIEASVAFFLESTMIGVWVFGWEKLSKRMHATAICLVAFAANLSALWIIIANGFMQNPLGFVMRNGRAELDNFVALITNPFAWNQYVHVLSSAFMLSGFFVMGVSAWHLLRKNEVDFFTRSFKTGAGFAFVFSVVLAVGGHFHGNEVARIQPAKLAAMESHWHTQKNAPMYLLALPDEANQKNSVEAIGIPSLLSFLAFNNPNAEVKGLLDFKPEDRPPVAITFWAFRIMVGIGTLLPLLAFFGWWKANRLAQYPGYLRLMLYAIPLPYLGIQAGWAVAEVGRQPWIVHGLMRTKDAVSPVDPSQVALSLAAFVVVYAFLGVIDIYLLAKYAKKGPVH, from the coding sequence ATGGACACCTTGATGCTTTCCCGTTTGCAGTTTGCCGCCGCCACCTTCTTCCACTTCATCTTCGTCCCGCTGACCCTGGGCCTCTCCATCATCGTCGCCCTGATGGAGACCCGCTACGTCCGCACCGGTGACGAGGTGTACAAGAAGATGGCCAAGTACTGGGGCAAGCTTTTCCTCATCAACTTCGCACTGGGTATTGTCACCGGCATCACCCTGGAATTCCAGTTCGGAACCAACTGGTCGAGGTATTCGGCCTACGTGGGCGACATTTTCGGGCCGCTTCTGGCCATCGAGGCCTCGGTGGCCTTCTTCCTGGAATCCACCATGATCGGCGTGTGGGTGTTCGGCTGGGAGAAGCTCTCCAAGCGCATGCACGCCACGGCCATCTGCCTGGTGGCCTTCGCGGCCAACCTCTCGGCCCTGTGGATCATCATCGCCAACGGCTTCATGCAGAACCCCCTGGGCTTCGTGATGCGAAACGGCCGTGCGGAGCTTGATAACTTCGTGGCCCTCATCACCAACCCCTTTGCCTGGAACCAGTACGTGCACGTGCTCTCGTCCGCGTTCATGCTCTCGGGCTTCTTCGTGATGGGCGTGTCCGCATGGCACCTGCTGCGCAAGAACGAGGTTGACTTCTTCACCCGCTCCTTCAAGACCGGCGCGGGCTTCGCTTTCGTCTTCAGCGTCGTGCTGGCCGTTGGCGGCCACTTCCACGGCAACGAGGTGGCCAGGATCCAGCCCGCCAAGCTCGCGGCCATGGAATCGCACTGGCACACCCAGAAGAACGCCCCCATGTACCTGCTGGCCCTGCCCGACGAGGCCAACCAAAAGAACTCCGTTGAGGCCATCGGCATCCCGAGCCTGCTCTCCTTCCTGGCCTTCAACAACCCCAACGCCGAGGTGAAGGGCCTGCTCGACTTCAAGCCCGAGGACCGCCCCCCCGTGGCCATCACCTTCTGGGCCTTCCGCATCATGGTGGGCATCGGCACGCTCCTGCCGCTGCTGGCCTTCTTCGGCTGGTGGAAAGCGAACAGGCTGGCCCAGTATCCTGGCTACCTGCGGCTGATGCTCTACGCCATCCCCCTGCCGTACCTGGGCATACAGGCGGGCTGGGCCGTGGCCGAGGTGGGACGCCAGCCCTGGATCGTCCACGGGCTCATGCGCACCAAGGACGCCGTGTCCCCTGTGGACCCGTCCCAGGTGGCCCTGTCCCTGGCGGCCTTCGTGGTGGTCTACGCCTTCCTGGGCGTCATCGACATCTACCTTCTGGCCAAGTACGCCAAGAAGGGCCCGGTCCACTAA
- the cydB gene encoding cytochrome d ubiquinol oxidase subunit II yields MDLGTIWFLLWGVLWAVYFVLDGFDLGVGMLSPVIAKNDTEKRILMNAVGPFWDGNEVWLITAGGVTFAAFPGTYAVLFSSLYSALMLLLFSLIFRGISFEFRSKMETAGGRKLWDTIHFLGSFLPALLLGVAFANIFKGIPIAEGGIYKGTLFTLLNPYGLAGGVLFVLAFLMHGALYLSCKTEGALRDRAVKVAEKLWPALLIVAVLFLVFTAVATKLFQNYLDNPILFVIVLLPVGGLVMQRVFIGSRRMAAAWTASAVTIAGVALFGVIGIFPALLPSSIDPAFSMTIANSSSSPLTLKIMLAVALTFVPIVILYQAWVYKTFSHKVTEKDVAYDEAY; encoded by the coding sequence ATGGATCTCGGAACCATCTGGTTTCTGTTGTGGGGCGTGTTGTGGGCCGTCTACTTCGTCCTGGACGGCTTTGACCTGGGCGTGGGCATGCTCTCGCCCGTGATCGCCAAGAACGACACCGAAAAACGCATCCTCATGAACGCGGTCGGCCCCTTCTGGGACGGCAACGAGGTGTGGCTCATCACCGCTGGCGGCGTGACTTTCGCGGCCTTCCCCGGCACCTACGCGGTGCTGTTCTCGTCCCTGTATTCGGCGCTCATGCTGCTGCTGTTCTCGCTCATCTTCCGGGGCATCTCCTTCGAGTTCCGCTCCAAGATGGAGACCGCGGGCGGGCGCAAGCTGTGGGACACCATCCACTTCCTGGGCAGCTTCCTTCCGGCGCTGCTTTTGGGTGTGGCCTTCGCCAACATCTTCAAGGGCATCCCCATCGCCGAGGGCGGCATCTACAAGGGCACCCTGTTCACCTTGCTCAATCCTTACGGGCTGGCGGGCGGCGTGCTGTTCGTGCTGGCCTTCCTGATGCACGGTGCGTTGTACCTCTCCTGCAAGACCGAAGGGGCGTTGCGCGACCGGGCCGTGAAGGTGGCCGAAAAGCTCTGGCCTGCGCTGCTCATCGTGGCGGTGCTCTTCCTGGTGTTCACCGCCGTGGCCACCAAGCTGTTCCAGAACTACCTGGACAACCCCATCCTGTTCGTGATCGTGCTCCTGCCCGTGGGCGGACTGGTCATGCAGCGGGTGTTCATAGGAAGCCGCCGCATGGCCGCCGCATGGACCGCCAGCGCCGTGACCATCGCGGGCGTGGCCCTGTTCGGGGTGATCGGGATATTCCCGGCGCTTCTGCCCTCGAGCATCGACCCGGCCTTCTCCATGACCATCGCCAACAGCTCCTCCTCCCCCCTGACCCTCAAGATCATGCTGGCCGTGGCCCTGACCTTCGTGCCCATCGTGATCCTGTACCAGGCCTGGGTGTACAAGACCTTCTCCCACAAAGTGACGGAGAAGGACGTGGCCTACGACGAAGCCTATTAG
- a CDS encoding RrF2 family transcriptional regulator encodes MKLTRAAEYAIRCVLYLAKHPFGQVVSRREVAQAMDIPMAFLGKIAQGLAKEGVLVVRQGAHGGYELALPPREISLLMVVEAMDGEILVNECLSRPQECGRSSYCAVHKVWERARGQFRETLSATSFEELANQDECPEHAAHKRRIPAIRLT; translated from the coding sequence ATGAAGCTCACGCGCGCCGCCGAATACGCCATCCGATGCGTGCTCTACCTGGCCAAGCACCCCTTCGGCCAGGTGGTCAGCCGCAGGGAGGTGGCCCAGGCCATGGACATCCCCATGGCGTTCCTGGGCAAGATCGCCCAGGGACTGGCCAAGGAGGGGGTGCTGGTGGTGCGCCAGGGAGCGCACGGCGGTTATGAATTGGCCCTTCCCCCCAGGGAGATTTCCCTGCTAATGGTAGTGGAAGCCATGGACGGGGAAATCCTGGTGAACGAGTGCCTTTCCAGGCCCCAGGAGTGTGGACGCAGTTCCTACTGCGCCGTGCACAAGGTCTGGGAGAGGGCGCGCGGGCAATTCCGGGAGACCCTGTCGGCCACGAGCTTCGAGGAACTCGCCAACCAGGACGAATGTCCGGAACACGCCGCGCACAAGCGCAGGATTCCGGCCATCCGCCTGACGTGA
- the larA gene encoding nickel-dependent lactate racemase, which produces MDVTLNYGKQGYTLSLPDDLNVTVIRKQTMPVLDDPATVLGNALKSPASCPPLRETAKGRKSACILICDITRPVPNGMILPVVIRELLEAGLAAEDITVLVATGLHRPNEGEELRELVGSDWVLDTVRVENHFARRDEDHVLLGTSSQGTAIKVDKRFVQADLKIVTGLVEPHFMAGYSGGRKVILPGIAHHDTITRFHTATYLEHCKAVNCVMEGNPLHKDQMDGVGMIGEVWAVNTVLDEHRRVSFINFGPLEKSHLEAVAFTRPYSEIKLSRRYKTVITSSAGYPLDSTYYQTVKGMVGAMDALEEGGKLFIVSACTQGMGSPEYVDAQKRLVALGTDGFLNDIMPKQRAAIDEWQTEMQLKPMRRGVICLYTDGLTNEQKALTGVETTTDLDASLAQWLAACGDKDVVVIPEGPYVVPMKD; this is translated from the coding sequence ATGGACGTGACCCTCAACTACGGCAAGCAAGGATACACGCTCTCGTTGCCGGACGACCTCAACGTCACGGTCATCCGCAAACAGACCATGCCCGTTCTGGACGACCCGGCGACGGTCCTGGGGAATGCCCTGAAAAGTCCCGCCTCCTGCCCTCCCTTGCGCGAAACCGCCAAGGGCCGCAAGAGCGCCTGCATCCTGATCTGCGACATCACCCGGCCCGTGCCCAACGGCATGATCCTGCCCGTGGTCATACGGGAACTCCTGGAGGCCGGGCTCGCGGCCGAGGACATCACCGTGCTGGTGGCCACCGGCCTGCACCGGCCCAACGAGGGTGAGGAACTGCGTGAGCTGGTGGGATCGGACTGGGTGCTGGACACCGTGCGAGTGGAGAACCACTTCGCCCGCCGCGACGAGGACCACGTTCTGCTCGGCACCTCCAGCCAGGGCACGGCAATCAAGGTGGACAAGCGCTTCGTCCAGGCCGACCTCAAGATCGTCACCGGGCTGGTGGAACCGCACTTCATGGCCGGATATTCGGGCGGGCGCAAGGTCATCCTGCCGGGCATCGCCCACCACGACACAATCACCCGCTTCCACACCGCCACCTACCTGGAGCACTGCAAGGCGGTCAATTGCGTGATGGAGGGCAACCCCCTGCACAAGGACCAGATGGACGGCGTGGGCATGATCGGCGAGGTGTGGGCCGTGAACACCGTGCTGGACGAGCACCGCCGGGTGTCCTTCATAAACTTCGGCCCGTTGGAGAAGAGCCACCTGGAGGCAGTGGCTTTCACCCGGCCCTATTCCGAGATCAAGCTTTCGCGGCGCTACAAGACGGTCATCACCTCCTCGGCCGGATATCCGCTCGACTCCACCTACTACCAGACCGTGAAGGGCATGGTGGGGGCCATGGACGCACTGGAGGAGGGCGGCAAGCTCTTCATCGTGAGCGCCTGCACCCAGGGCATGGGCTCGCCGGAATACGTGGACGCCCAGAAACGGCTTGTGGCCCTGGGCACGGACGGGTTTTTGAACGACATCATGCCCAAACAGCGCGCGGCCATCGACGAATGGCAGACCGAGATGCAGCTCAAGCCCATGCGCCGGGGCGTCATCTGCCTCTACACCGACGGGCTGACCAACGAGCAGAAGGCCCTGACCGGCGTGGAGACCACGACCGACCTGGACGCCTCGCTGGCCCAGTGGCTCGCGGCCTGCGGCGACAAGGACGTGGTGGTCATCCCCGAAGGCCCCTACGTGGTGCCCATGAAGGATTAA
- the ppsA gene encoding phosphoenolpyruvate synthase, whose protein sequence is MDRRSALILWFDDITIDDVPLVGGKNASLGEMVRELGPKGVRVPGGFAVTARAYRRLLEHNQAEEKIKDILKDLDTSDMDNLARRGRKVRALIRSLAFPDDLRAAVEESYAKLEKRYGAGCDVAVRSSATAEDLPDASFAGQQETYLNIHGVEELIEACQRCFASLFTNRAISYRVDKGFDHFAIALSIGVQKMVRSDLACAGVMFSIDTESGFRDAVYITGAWGLGENVVQGAVSPDEYYVFKPTLKAGFKPVLMRKAGEKAIKMIYTDDAKSPTKNVDVILPDRLRLVASDAEVLELARMAVVIEDHYSAKAGRHRPMDIEWAKDGLTGELFIVQARPETVHSMKDARVLRKFVLTGTGEAIAKGKAVGEMIGRGPAHVIKEAANIKEFRKGCVLVTDMTDPDWEPIMKIASAIVTNRGGRTCHAAIVSRELGIPCVVGTGSGTEKVVPGENITVDCSRGSEGLVYRGLVDFRVEELNLDEVPRPKTKITMNLAAPEQAFEKSFIPSDGVGLAREEFIISAYIRIHPLALLRFEQLADTAVKKVIQEMTSGYEDKAQYFVDKLAEGLGMIAAAFHPKPVIARLSDFKSNEYANLIGGAQFEPREENPMIGWRGASRYYSEAYREAFALECRAIRKVRDEMGLANLEVMIPFPRTVEEARKVIETMADYGLRQGENGLRVIGMCEIPSNVIMAEEFLEVFDGFSIGTNDLTQLILGVDRDSELVAHVYDERNPAVKKMVRQVIEVANAKGKYIGICGQAPSDYPEFAEFIVECGIQSMSLNPDTVIKTTLAVAELEKRLGR, encoded by the coding sequence ATGGACAGACGCTCCGCGCTCATCCTCTGGTTCGACGACATCACCATCGACGACGTGCCTCTGGTGGGCGGAAAGAACGCCTCCCTGGGCGAAATGGTCCGGGAGCTCGGCCCCAAGGGCGTGCGCGTCCCGGGCGGGTTCGCCGTGACCGCCAGGGCCTACCGCCGCCTGCTCGAACACAACCAGGCCGAGGAGAAGATCAAGGACATCCTCAAGGACCTGGACACCAGCGACATGGACAACCTTGCCCGGCGCGGCCGCAAGGTGCGCGCGCTCATCCGCTCGCTGGCCTTCCCGGACGATCTGCGCGCGGCGGTGGAGGAGTCGTATGCAAAGCTGGAAAAGCGCTACGGCGCAGGCTGCGACGTGGCCGTGCGGTCCTCGGCCACGGCCGAGGACCTGCCCGACGCGTCCTTTGCCGGGCAGCAGGAGACCTACCTCAACATCCACGGCGTGGAGGAGCTCATTGAAGCCTGCCAGCGCTGCTTCGCCTCTCTTTTCACCAACCGGGCCATATCCTACCGGGTGGACAAGGGCTTCGACCACTTCGCCATTGCCCTGTCCATCGGCGTGCAGAAGATGGTGCGCTCCGACCTGGCCTGCGCGGGCGTGATGTTTTCCATCGACACCGAGTCCGGCTTCAGGGACGCGGTGTACATCACCGGGGCCTGGGGCCTGGGCGAGAACGTGGTGCAGGGCGCTGTGAGTCCGGACGAATACTATGTGTTCAAACCCACGCTCAAGGCTGGATTCAAGCCCGTGCTCATGCGCAAGGCGGGCGAGAAGGCCATCAAGATGATCTACACCGACGACGCCAAATCCCCCACCAAGAACGTGGACGTGATCCTCCCGGACCGCCTCAGGCTGGTGGCCTCGGACGCGGAAGTCCTGGAACTGGCCCGCATGGCCGTGGTCATCGAGGACCACTACTCTGCCAAGGCCGGGCGCCACAGGCCCATGGACATCGAGTGGGCCAAGGACGGCCTCACCGGCGAGCTCTTCATCGTCCAGGCCCGGCCGGAAACCGTCCACTCCATGAAGGACGCGCGCGTGCTGCGCAAGTTCGTGCTCACGGGAACCGGCGAGGCGATCGCCAAGGGCAAGGCCGTGGGCGAGATGATCGGGCGCGGCCCGGCCCACGTCATCAAGGAGGCGGCCAACATCAAGGAGTTCCGCAAGGGCTGCGTGCTGGTCACGGACATGACCGACCCGGACTGGGAGCCCATCATGAAGATCGCCTCGGCCATCGTCACCAACCGGGGCGGGCGCACCTGCCACGCGGCCATCGTCTCGCGGGAGCTCGGCATCCCCTGCGTGGTGGGCACAGGCAGCGGCACGGAGAAGGTCGTCCCCGGCGAGAACATCACCGTGGACTGTTCCCGGGGCTCGGAAGGGCTGGTCTACCGGGGACTGGTGGACTTTCGCGTGGAGGAGCTGAACCTGGACGAAGTGCCCAGGCCAAAGACCAAGATCACCATGAACCTGGCCGCGCCGGAGCAGGCCTTCGAGAAGAGCTTCATCCCCAGCGACGGCGTGGGCCTGGCCCGGGAGGAATTCATCATCAGCGCCTACATCCGCATCCACCCGCTGGCGCTCCTCAGGTTCGAGCAGCTGGCCGACACGGCGGTGAAGAAGGTCATCCAGGAGATGACCTCGGGCTACGAGGACAAGGCCCAGTACTTCGTGGACAAGCTGGCCGAGGGGCTGGGCATGATCGCTGCCGCCTTCCATCCCAAGCCGGTGATCGCGCGCCTGTCCGACTTCAAGTCCAACGAGTACGCCAACCTCATCGGCGGAGCGCAGTTCGAGCCCAGGGAAGAGAACCCCATGATCGGCTGGCGCGGGGCCAGCCGTTACTACTCCGAGGCGTACCGGGAGGCGTTCGCCCTGGAGTGCCGGGCCATCCGCAAGGTCCGGGACGAGATGGGGCTTGCCAACCTGGAGGTCATGATCCCCTTCCCGCGCACCGTGGAGGAAGCCCGCAAGGTCATCGAGACCATGGCCGATTACGGGCTCCGGCAGGGTGAGAACGGTCTTCGGGTCATCGGCATGTGCGAGATACCTTCCAACGTGATCATGGCCGAGGAGTTCCTGGAGGTGTTCGACGGCTTCTCCATAGGCACCAACGACCTGACCCAGCTGATCCTGGGCGTGGACCGGGACTCGGAGCTGGTGGCCCACGTCTACGACGAGCGCAACCCGGCAGTGAAGAAGATGGTCAGGCAGGTCATCGAGGTGGCCAATGCCAAGGGCAAGTACATAGGCATCTGCGGCCAGGCCCCGTCAGACTACCCGGAATTCGCCGAGTTCATCGTGGAGTGCGGCATCCAGAGCATGTCGCTCAATCCGGACACGGTCATCAAGACCACCCTGGCCGTGGCGGAACTGGAGAAGCGGCTGGGGAGGTAG
- a CDS encoding acyltransferase family protein gives MTYTLIQALRGILCVGVVFMHIKIYLTRTGDPSFFAHVPDILGGIPCGFFVISGYFMALLVDRKAPNFLAQRLVRVYPMYFVVVAMAFVMRALTTSPLNSDDLFKVMSLLPFGMGKSYKLGIEWTLVYEIWYYFICALFCRPKWNRYFPAFLLAWLFAVIVSDIVAFKPPLPLPTIFSIWLSIWNYSFIMGALTYYYIQRRNEPATMAWAGQVVLASLCVASAINAQAYSVLYMLGFGACVLVDLLIRLESRIRSPKILAQLGDYSYALYLVHSNIIILVLDWWAAATGRIPGGVAGLVALVLCMGAFWFLGQFDVALHKRCKSLVTRHMPDGFAALALRLLPRPAAARGGPDK, from the coding sequence ATGACCTATACTCTTATCCAGGCCCTCCGGGGCATTTTGTGCGTGGGCGTCGTGTTCATGCACATCAAGATATATCTCACCCGTACGGGTGATCCCTCCTTCTTTGCACACGTCCCCGACATCTTGGGCGGCATCCCCTGCGGGTTCTTCGTCATCTCCGGCTATTTCATGGCCCTGCTGGTGGACCGCAAAGCCCCCAATTTCCTGGCCCAGCGGCTGGTGCGTGTCTACCCCATGTATTTTGTCGTGGTGGCCATGGCCTTCGTCATGCGCGCCCTCACCACCTCGCCGCTCAACTCCGACGACCTGTTCAAGGTGATGTCGCTCCTGCCCTTCGGCATGGGCAAGAGCTACAAGCTGGGCATAGAATGGACCCTGGTCTACGAGATCTGGTATTATTTCATCTGCGCCCTGTTCTGCCGCCCCAAGTGGAACAGGTATTTTCCCGCATTCCTGCTGGCCTGGCTTTTCGCGGTGATCGTCTCGGACATCGTGGCCTTCAAGCCGCCCCTGCCCTTGCCCACCATCTTCTCCATCTGGCTTTCCATATGGAACTACTCGTTCATCATGGGCGCCCTGACCTACTATTACATCCAGCGGCGCAACGAGCCGGCCACCATGGCCTGGGCCGGCCAGGTGGTGCTGGCCAGCCTCTGCGTGGCCTCGGCCATCAACGCCCAGGCGTACAGCGTGCTCTACATGCTCGGGTTCGGGGCCTGCGTGCTGGTGGACCTGCTCATCCGCCTGGAAAGCCGCATCCGCTCGCCCAAGATACTGGCGCAGCTGGGCGATTACTCCTACGCCCTCTATCTGGTGCATTCCAACATCATCATCCTGGTCCTGGACTGGTGGGCCGCCGCCACCGGACGAATCCCCGGAGGCGTGGCCGGACTTGTGGCCCTGGTGCTGTGCATGGGGGCGTTCTGGTTCCTGGGGCAGTTCGACGTGGCCCTGCACAAGCGCTGCAAGTCCCTGGTAACCCGCCACATGCCCGACGGTTTCGCGGCCCTGGCCCTGCGCCTGCTCCCCAGGCCCGCCGCCGCGCGAGGCGGGCCGGACAAGTGA
- a CDS encoding FprA family A-type flavoprotein, whose amino-acid sequence MSAYEIKKDVHWVGAVDWDRRNFHGYSLSPKGTTYNAFLIKDQKNTIIDTVEDRFAGTLLCNVSQVMEPSKVDYIVVNHVEPDHSGALPRLIEACKPEKVFCSVMGEKAIKEYYGADGWPLQVVKTGDSLCIGSRTLHFLETRMLHWPDSMMTYVAEDKLLISSDAFGQNYASSERFADEVDQAELMRQVSRYYANIVLPYSSVTLKILEEVGKLKWDVDMIAPDHGLVWRGAGVGTVLEAYRRFAEQKPTNQAVVFYDTMWRSTERMAHAVADGLAASGTSVRIMSLKSDHHSDVMSEVFESGAVLAGSATHNNGVLPLVAAMLTYMKGLRPMNKVAAAFGSYGWSGEALKHVTEMLQGMHFDVIEGVRAKNRPTHEQLKACVELGATVAKALQAKIASS is encoded by the coding sequence ATGAGCGCTTACGAAATCAAGAAGGACGTCCACTGGGTCGGCGCAGTGGACTGGGACCGCCGTAATTTCCACGGCTATTCCCTCTCCCCCAAGGGCACCACCTACAACGCCTTCCTCATCAAGGACCAGAAAAACACCATCATCGACACCGTGGAAGACCGCTTCGCGGGCACGCTCTTGTGCAACGTCTCCCAGGTGATGGAACCCTCCAAGGTGGACTACATCGTGGTCAACCATGTGGAGCCCGACCACTCCGGAGCGCTGCCTCGCCTGATCGAGGCGTGCAAGCCCGAGAAGGTCTTCTGCTCGGTCATGGGCGAAAAGGCCATCAAGGAATACTACGGCGCGGACGGCTGGCCGCTCCAGGTGGTCAAGACCGGCGACAGCCTGTGCATCGGCAGCCGCACCCTGCACTTCCTGGAAACCCGCATGCTGCACTGGCCGGATTCCATGATGACCTACGTGGCCGAGGACAAGCTGCTGATCTCCTCGGACGCCTTCGGCCAGAACTACGCCAGTTCCGAGCGCTTCGCCGACGAGGTGGACCAGGCGGAACTGATGCGCCAGGTTTCGCGCTACTACGCCAACATCGTGCTGCCCTACTCCTCGGTGACGCTCAAGATCCTCGAGGAAGTGGGCAAGCTCAAGTGGGACGTGGACATGATCGCTCCGGACCACGGCCTCGTCTGGCGCGGCGCGGGCGTGGGCACGGTGCTCGAGGCCTACCGCCGCTTCGCCGAGCAGAAGCCCACCAACCAGGCCGTGGTCTTCTACGACACCATGTGGCGCTCCACCGAGCGGATGGCCCACGCCGTGGCCGACGGCCTCGCGGCGTCCGGGACATCCGTGAGGATCATGTCGCTCAAGAGCGACCACCACTCCGACGTCATGTCCGAGGTGTTCGAATCCGGAGCGGTCCTGGCGGGCTCGGCCACCCACAACAACGGTGTCCTGCCCCTGGTGGCCGCCATGCTGACCTACATGAAGGGCCTGCGCCCCATGAACAAAGTCGCCGCCGCCTTCGGCTCCTACGGCTGGAGCGGCGAGGCCCTCAAGCACGTGACCGAAATGCTCCAGGGCATGCACTTCGACGTGATCGAGGGCGTGCGCGCCAAGAACCGCCCCACCCACGAGCAGCTCAAGGCGTGTGTGGAGCTGGGGGCCACAGTGGCCAAGGCCCTCCAGGCCAAGATCGCCTCATCCTGA
- a CDS encoding slipin family protein, whose protein sequence is MRNNSSFALLAVLPIFILGGVWTYRLFAGAEPAQALALAATTIAVSMLAYSAIQVADQWERAVLLRLGKFQDVKGPGLFLLIPVIDTIPYWIDMRVIASSFKAEKTLTRDTVPVDVDAVLFWRVLDPRKASLDVADYKSAISWASQTALRDVIGKTMLSDMLEGREKIGNELQKIIDERTEPWGINVISVEIKDVLIPASLEDAMSMQAQAERERQARVILGDSERQVAEKFAEAARTYAGDQTAFHLRAMNMLYEGLKSNATIVIVPSTAVESMQLGGIGGIAGAAQAVREGVAGK, encoded by the coding sequence ATGAGAAACAACAGCTCCTTCGCCCTGTTGGCCGTTCTCCCGATTTTCATTCTCGGCGGTGTATGGACCTACCGCTTGTTCGCCGGGGCTGAGCCCGCCCAGGCACTTGCGCTCGCCGCGACGACCATCGCCGTATCCATGCTGGCGTATTCCGCCATCCAGGTGGCCGACCAATGGGAGCGCGCGGTGCTCCTGCGCCTGGGAAAGTTCCAGGATGTGAAGGGGCCGGGTTTGTTCTTGCTGATTCCGGTCATCGACACCATCCCCTACTGGATCGACATGCGGGTGATCGCGTCCTCCTTCAAGGCCGAGAAGACGCTCACCAGGGACACCGTTCCGGTGGATGTGGACGCGGTGCTGTTCTGGCGGGTCCTGGATCCTCGAAAGGCGTCCCTGGACGTGGCCGACTACAAGAGCGCCATCAGCTGGGCCTCCCAGACGGCCCTGCGCGACGTCATCGGCAAGACCATGCTCTCGGACATGCTGGAGGGCCGGGAAAAGATCGGCAACGAGTTGCAGAAGATCATCGACGAGCGCACCGAGCCCTGGGGGATTAACGTCATCTCCGTGGAGATCAAGGACGTCCTGATTCCCGCCTCACTGGAGGACGCCATGTCCATGCAGGCCCAGGCCGAGAGGGAACGCCAAGCCAGGGTGATCCTGGGCGATTCGGAACGCCAGGTGGCCGAAAAGTTTGCCGAAGCCGCCAGGACCTACGCGGGCGACCAGACAGCCTTCCATCTTCGGGCCATGAACATGCTTTACGAGGGCCTGAAATCCAACGCCACCATCGTCATCGTGCCCAGCACGGCCGTGGAGAGCATGCAGCTGGGCGGGATCGGCGGCATTGCCGGAGCGGCCCAGGCGGTGCGGGAAGGGGTGGCCGGGAAATAG